A window of the Candidatus Pantoea soli genome harbors these coding sequences:
- the trbC gene encoding type-F conjugative transfer system pilin assembly protein TrbC has translation MRNIRNTLWLAAGLTAALTAQAEDAPQGTQVGSTENETAYFLSASVPEKEMAILMKAAEARDIPVYFRGLVGDSMEQTAKYMMYMVSTYKVRGVQIDPVRFDRYGVKQVPALVKKCGDRFDIVYGNVALNQALSMIETRGDCRKKS, from the coding sequence ATGAGGAACATACGCAACACGCTGTGGCTTGCCGCCGGGCTGACGGCGGCGCTGACCGCGCAGGCGGAGGACGCGCCGCAGGGCACGCAGGTCGGCAGCACGGAAAACGAGACGGCTTACTTCCTGTCGGCCTCCGTGCCCGAAAAGGAGATGGCCATTCTGATGAAGGCGGCCGAAGCCCGGGACATTCCGGTCTACTTCCGGGGGCTGGTTGGCGACAGCATGGAGCAGACCGCGAAGTACATGATGTACATGGTCAGCACCTACAAAGTGCGCGGCGTGCAGATAGATCCGGTGCGCTTTGACCGTTACGGGGTGAAGCAGGTGCCGGCGCTGGTGAAGAAGTGCGGCGACCGCTTCGACATCGTGTACGGCAACGTCGCGCTGAATCAGGCGCTGAGCATGATCGAGACGCGCGGCGACTGCCGCAAGAAGTCCTGA
- the trbB gene encoding type-F conjugative transfer system pilin assembly thiol-disulfide isomerase TrbB produces the protein MISRLFAVLLMLTPVLATASTIDDIARLEQAKAGADTPAEQESEPAQSSPAADAQPAPAKPVWYHLSDGRRVDVGHWQIVHFVRSDCPYCHRFNPTLKSVSEQTGIGVFVYSFDGKGDAVFPKVMPVNDGILKDFFAELPQATPTDFIINTQSLVTIPLSQGEMSEEALKQRLDESFALAVRLGVL, from the coding sequence ATGATTTCAAGACTCTTTGCCGTACTGCTGATGCTCACGCCGGTGCTGGCCACCGCGAGCACCATTGACGACATTGCCCGCCTGGAGCAGGCGAAAGCGGGCGCAGACACACCCGCTGAACAGGAAAGTGAGCCGGCACAAAGTTCACCTGCTGCAGACGCGCAGCCGGCTCCCGCAAAGCCGGTCTGGTATCACCTGAGTGACGGGCGCCGCGTGGACGTGGGCCACTGGCAGATCGTGCACTTCGTCCGCTCCGACTGCCCGTACTGCCACCGCTTCAACCCAACCCTGAAGTCAGTATCCGAGCAGACCGGCATCGGCGTGTTCGTCTACAGCTTTGACGGCAAGGGCGACGCGGTGTTCCCGAAGGTCATGCCGGTGAACGACGGCATCCTGAAGGACTTCTTCGCGGAGCTGCCGCAGGCGACCCCCACCGACTTCATTATTAACACGCAGTCGCTGGTAACGATCCCGCTGTCGCAGGGAGAAATGAGTGAGGAGGCGCTGAAGCAGCGTCTGGACGAATCTTTTGCACTGGCCGTGCGGCTGGGGGTGCTGTGA
- the traF gene encoding type-F conjugative transfer system pilin assembly protein TraF, with the protein MRKLIGLALLLAVSPLHAAEEKKPDGYNYDPAVGWYWYNEPEKKDEEEQPAPTPAAPQETPTQKMKRLQAFRDNLMNEAMLHPSTENIRRYKIVQDWMVNQASMFASRWEKVLLDNPELDYSLKHPFYNGTANIQYTEQRQKQQAAIRYVNQRYGVFFFYRGNEPLDNRLGDVVKEFSEQYGLTVIPVTVDGRASPDLPDTRQNAGQAEKMKIEHFPAIYLVEPRTKKYQPLAYGFITQDDLARRMLNIVTDFQPED; encoded by the coding sequence GTGAGAAAACTCATCGGCCTCGCGCTGCTGCTGGCGGTATCGCCGCTGCACGCGGCAGAGGAAAAAAAGCCCGACGGCTACAACTACGATCCGGCGGTCGGCTGGTACTGGTACAACGAGCCGGAAAAAAAGGACGAGGAAGAGCAGCCGGCGCCGACGCCCGCTGCGCCGCAGGAGACGCCCACGCAGAAGATGAAACGCCTGCAGGCGTTTCGCGACAACCTGATGAACGAGGCGATGCTGCACCCCTCTACCGAAAATATCCGGCGCTACAAAATCGTTCAGGACTGGATGGTCAATCAGGCCAGCATGTTTGCCTCGCGCTGGGAAAAGGTGCTGCTGGATAACCCGGAGCTGGACTACAGCCTGAAGCACCCGTTTTACAACGGCACTGCAAACATTCAGTACACCGAACAGCGTCAGAAACAGCAGGCGGCCATCCGCTACGTGAACCAGCGCTACGGGGTGTTCTTCTTCTATCGCGGTAACGAGCCGCTGGATAACCGGCTCGGCGACGTGGTGAAGGAGTTCAGCGAACAGTACGGCCTGACCGTTATCCCCGTGACCGTGGACGGCCGCGCCAGCCCGGACCTGCCGGATACCCGGCAGAACGCCGGTCAGGCGGAAAAGATGAAGATAGAACACTTCCCGGCCATCTACCTGGTCGAGCCGCGCACGAAAAAATACCAGCCGCTGGCCTACGGGTTCATCACCCAGGACGACCTGGCGCGCCGCATGCTCAACATCGTTACCGACTTCCAGCCCGAGGATTAA
- a CDS encoding DUF6012 family protein — translation MLIHLTPSFFLNYSDVSVDLIDVEVPELGLHLQNEKDITVRFPAPNKRLHYVCRKKGRKAVYGILLNTDKTVTDITVITRWAVQGEVSTHRVHMHIVGADDAATDVIHLWSGVFNTPFRDKAPDLTKNWNPAACQPRLSVCAGDRPSEREPAIWRLADAAGIIRQQTEYFTATTVEPERLLTPTRSNDRLPALEDAFDCTVREYADTLRVLYAYPGVTVCPVTEHEDLIESDLTEEGKRDAFTAIIQPVLQEVRAVCPLFFTNTTNLMNSIRRFSAHFQALSEADKQFVEYQINQPLFRVSVS, via the coding sequence ATGCTTATTCATTTAACGCCCTCCTTTTTTCTTAATTACTCCGATGTCTCTGTTGACTTAATTGACGTAGAAGTTCCTGAGTTAGGCCTGCATCTGCAGAATGAAAAAGATATAACCGTTCGGTTCCCTGCGCCCAATAAACGGCTGCATTACGTCTGCCGTAAAAAAGGGCGCAAGGCCGTGTACGGGATTCTGCTGAACACGGATAAAACCGTCACGGATATTACCGTCATTACGCGCTGGGCCGTGCAGGGTGAAGTCTCCACGCACCGCGTACACATGCACATTGTGGGCGCTGACGATGCGGCTACCGATGTGATTCATCTCTGGAGCGGGGTTTTCAACACACCTTTCCGGGATAAAGCGCCGGACCTGACTAAAAACTGGAACCCGGCGGCGTGTCAGCCGCGCCTGAGCGTCTGCGCCGGCGACAGGCCGTCCGAGCGCGAGCCGGCAATCTGGCGCCTTGCGGACGCGGCCGGGATTATCCGGCAGCAGACGGAATACTTCACCGCCACCACCGTCGAGCCCGAACGCCTGCTGACGCCTACCCGCAGCAACGACCGGCTGCCGGCGCTGGAAGACGCGTTTGACTGCACCGTACGGGAATATGCGGACACGCTGCGCGTGCTTTATGCCTATCCGGGCGTGACCGTCTGCCCGGTGACGGAGCATGAGGATCTTATCGAAAGCGACCTGACGGAAGAGGGAAAGCGCGACGCGTTCACCGCGATAATCCAGCCCGTGCTGCAGGAGGTTCGCGCGGTCTGCCCGCTATTTTTTACCAATACCACCAACCTGATGAACAGCATCCGCCGCTTCTCCGCGCACTTCCAGGCGCTGAGCGAGGCTGACAAGCAGTTTGTTGAGTACCAGATTAATCAGCCTCTGTTTCGCGTTTCCGTGAGCTGA
- a CDS encoding conjugal transfer protein TraN — protein sequence MKQATRSLLQGLLLSCLSASVLAASMDASNQEGINAGKSADGTTSADPNGYFDNYSADAPQRGYYSGPTQTSSNIDVKGQTELSGSDLGQTARESYVNNPADKLSYDSDMMKYSDEIRENANAITGVNGSQCVAQELNKTTWTTHRCEMATPLSQSCTRKATIVTTGSYEEYGTQLVLNARDVTGRKLDNWWMQYDFVVPEDGTISSGTWEFLYPREPSYHGSRLDYSIQAFGQTIRTKINYSGTLSIPAQKVTQGQVISVLFRYNTDGHYESGRDGTMNSLANGTQVLRITFPMQAVRDTVTAGIEWTNSCPADMGDAVKMSEVCSDPGGTRSVTVGGKAYSLYSDCWGYTTQWNVFEDDTNTCRAYIDNPNCSEGTRTCTQKIGNLCVYSQLTYQCAHTVKSTGYVCGSEFYCSDGSCSAMQAGQNQNFEAAVSQLAALAAAGKDFAGMDPNQVTAFTGKAMACRKSAAGFSNCCKSGGWGQSAGLAHCNTEEKEIGTGKEKKLVVKVGSYCSKKVLGVCLQQKEGYCVFDSKLARIVQEQGRRDQLGISFGSGESPDCRGIKVAELQGIKFDHIDFSDFYDDLNSNIKLPDQDALNQRITSDIQNSLKSGD from the coding sequence ATGAAACAAGCCACCCGCTCCCTGCTGCAGGGGCTGCTGCTGAGCTGTCTGTCAGCCAGCGTCCTGGCGGCATCAATGGACGCCTCCAACCAGGAAGGCATTAACGCCGGCAAATCAGCAGACGGCACGACCAGCGCCGATCCGAACGGCTACTTCGACAACTACAGCGCAGACGCGCCGCAGCGCGGCTACTACAGCGGCCCGACACAGACGTCCTCAAACATTGACGTGAAAGGGCAGACGGAGCTGAGCGGGTCCGACCTCGGCCAGACCGCGCGCGAATCCTACGTGAATAACCCGGCGGACAAGCTCAGCTACGACTCGGACATGATGAAGTACAGCGACGAAATCCGGGAAAACGCCAATGCCATTACCGGCGTGAACGGCAGCCAGTGCGTGGCGCAGGAGCTGAACAAAACCACCTGGACCACGCACCGCTGTGAAATGGCCACTCCGCTCTCGCAGTCGTGTACGCGTAAGGCCACCATCGTGACGACCGGATCGTACGAGGAGTATGGCACGCAGCTGGTGCTCAACGCCCGCGACGTTACCGGCAGGAAGCTGGACAACTGGTGGATGCAGTATGACTTTGTCGTGCCGGAAGACGGCACCATCAGCAGCGGCACCTGGGAGTTTCTTTACCCGAGAGAGCCCAGCTACCACGGAAGCCGCCTGGACTACTCCATTCAGGCCTTCGGGCAGACGATACGAACCAAAATCAACTATTCCGGCACCCTGAGCATTCCGGCCCAGAAGGTCACGCAGGGGCAGGTTATCAGCGTGCTGTTTCGCTATAACACCGACGGTCACTACGAGTCCGGCCGCGACGGCACTATGAATTCTCTTGCGAACGGCACGCAGGTGCTGCGCATCACGTTTCCCATGCAGGCGGTGCGCGACACGGTCACGGCGGGCATCGAATGGACCAACAGCTGTCCGGCCGATATGGGCGACGCGGTGAAGATGAGCGAGGTCTGCAGCGACCCGGGCGGCACCCGGTCGGTCACAGTAGGAGGAAAGGCCTACAGCCTTTACAGCGACTGCTGGGGCTACACCACGCAGTGGAACGTGTTTGAAGACGACACCAACACCTGCCGGGCCTACATCGACAACCCGAACTGCAGCGAAGGCACGCGCACCTGCACACAGAAAATCGGCAACCTCTGCGTGTACAGCCAGCTGACCTACCAGTGCGCGCACACCGTCAAAAGCACCGGCTACGTCTGCGGCTCGGAGTTTTACTGCTCGGACGGCAGCTGCTCGGCGATGCAGGCGGGCCAGAACCAGAACTTTGAAGCCGCCGTGTCCCAGCTGGCCGCGCTCGCGGCGGCGGGTAAGGACTTCGCGGGCATGGACCCGAACCAGGTGACGGCGTTCACGGGCAAGGCGATGGCCTGCCGCAAGAGCGCGGCAGGCTTCAGCAACTGCTGTAAAAGCGGCGGCTGGGGGCAGAGCGCGGGGCTGGCGCACTGCAACACCGAGGAGAAGGAGATCGGCACCGGCAAGGAGAAAAAGCTGGTCGTGAAGGTCGGCTCGTACTGTTCGAAAAAGGTGCTCGGGGTCTGCCTGCAGCAGAAAGAGGGCTACTGCGTGTTCGACAGCAAGCTTGCCCGCATCGTGCAGGAGCAGGGGCGCCGCGATCAGCTGGGCATCAGCTTCGGCTCCGGTGAAAGCCCGGACTGCCGGGGAATAAAGGTCGCCGAGCTGCAGGGCATTAAGTTCGATCACATCGACTTCAGCGACTTCTATGACGACCTGAACAGCAACATCAAACTGCCCGACCAGGACGCGCTGAACCAGCGCATCACCTCCGACATCCAGAACAGCCTCAAATCAGGAGACTAA
- the traG gene encoding conjugal transfer mating-pair stabilization protein TraG, which translates to MALDIWVVSSGGMITMGLNAVATVMENGGWKSTIWVAEMLGIAFCVMTYLRTHNMTAMFGWGMTFVLVTALLLTPKVTVVVNDLTAPDTIGRVDNVPAGLALPLNLVTGVGYTLTTTYEDTFHFPDERSYTKTGMLFASKLLQDSFAIDSRNPVLAYNMGEYAKNCVVPDIMLNHKYSMQDVMESEDVQAQIFSNPSPLRAIYWRDATGTTFMVCRDAAPRLKNLLSAESNNTGSTFMAHAARMLPGNNAPQTVYAEQLAGSYEYFLGSSKSAQAIMMQNIAIAGLRRGLNSYVKGMNDTASMVDIASEQSLMKLRLSHAVSYTIATEVLPQLHTVLLLFCVCIFPVMVLALYVREIAWPVIKSYLNFMGSLMLWPVMFAIFNFAVNYSTQNSFHATGPTLSNMNRLMETSTTTAGIAGWLMLSIPFLAFRLFTGLGQGFASLSSSLGSALSSASAADSGAVASGNVSVGNVQLDNINGHKTDLNRAYREGNTSVQLGNSAMRTMTQDGQTVYDASGATSRLPVDLHLDRNLASAAQRSVRDSMAQTEMAAQGYNHSVQETGSQLKQFHEQFGNSDSKTLSASTGMSITDAERVNKMQNVAQDYATRNHISLNEAYSELEDKSRNLQLNEGVRGQVGIDSSKALWGKAGQWVTGASAKGDLHAGVEGTERTGSSSSTTQGGQNGKDNSQTISARESQDFSQGMDVLRNYSTTYNGQHVDNNASGLMNQISSSITTSDSKYAQYTASQSHTHELQKMASETETLSAGARDNYTQQFVEWAQRRSPGNAETILTNTSDEGVQKQRDGLVQEFFAEKLQGRIDGDYARNSGSTGEGMGSPANTAGAQFGGAYNSANQSIEAGVARNNIRTNVGSEVASQQNVVNERANQAENELRAGEVQTQTGANARESEFNRAGQNYQHEKAAADKAQGNWLPKEANDMLKRNAEAKEFYDERRNKK; encoded by the coding sequence ATGGCGCTTGATATCTGGGTAGTCAGCTCCGGCGGCATGATCACAATGGGGCTTAACGCAGTGGCAACCGTGATGGAGAACGGCGGCTGGAAAAGCACCATCTGGGTGGCGGAGATGCTGGGCATCGCCTTCTGCGTGATGACCTACCTGCGCACACACAACATGACGGCGATGTTCGGCTGGGGAATGACGTTCGTGCTGGTCACCGCCCTGCTGCTGACGCCGAAGGTCACGGTGGTGGTCAACGATCTGACCGCCCCGGACACCATCGGGCGGGTGGATAACGTGCCGGCGGGGCTGGCCCTGCCGCTGAATCTGGTCACCGGCGTGGGCTACACGCTCACGACTACGTATGAAGATACCTTTCACTTCCCGGACGAGCGGTCCTACACCAAAACCGGCATGCTGTTCGCGAGCAAGCTGCTGCAGGACAGCTTCGCCATCGACAGCCGCAACCCGGTGCTCGCCTACAACATGGGGGAATACGCGAAGAACTGCGTGGTGCCGGACATCATGCTGAACCACAAATACAGCATGCAGGACGTCATGGAGTCTGAAGACGTACAGGCGCAGATCTTTAGCAACCCGAGCCCGCTGCGCGCCATCTACTGGCGGGACGCGACCGGCACCACGTTTATGGTCTGCCGCGACGCCGCGCCGCGCCTGAAAAACCTGCTGTCGGCGGAGAGCAACAACACCGGCAGCACGTTCATGGCCCACGCGGCCCGCATGCTGCCGGGCAACAACGCGCCGCAGACGGTCTACGCCGAGCAGCTGGCGGGGTCCTATGAATATTTCCTCGGCAGCAGCAAGTCGGCGCAGGCCATCATGATGCAGAACATCGCTATCGCAGGCCTGCGTCGCGGGCTGAACAGCTACGTGAAGGGCATGAACGACACCGCCTCGATGGTGGACATCGCGTCCGAGCAGTCGCTGATGAAGCTGCGCCTGTCGCACGCGGTCAGCTACACCATTGCGACGGAGGTGCTGCCGCAGCTGCACACGGTGCTGCTGCTGTTCTGCGTCTGCATCTTCCCGGTGATGGTGCTGGCGCTGTACGTGCGGGAGATTGCCTGGCCGGTGATCAAAAGCTACCTGAACTTTATGGGCAGCCTGATGCTGTGGCCGGTGATGTTCGCCATCTTTAACTTTGCGGTGAACTACAGCACGCAGAACAGTTTTCACGCCACTGGCCCGACGCTTTCCAACATGAACCGCCTGATGGAAACCAGCACCACCACGGCGGGCATTGCCGGCTGGCTGATGCTCTCGATACCGTTCCTGGCCTTTCGCCTGTTCACCGGGCTCGGTCAGGGCTTTGCGAGCCTCAGCTCCAGCCTCGGCAGCGCCCTCAGCAGCGCCTCGGCCGCAGACTCCGGCGCGGTGGCGTCGGGCAACGTGAGCGTGGGCAACGTGCAGCTCGACAACATCAACGGGCACAAAACGGACCTGAACCGCGCTTATCGTGAGGGCAACACCTCCGTGCAGCTGGGCAACAGCGCCATGCGTACGATGACGCAGGACGGGCAGACGGTGTATGACGCCTCCGGCGCAACCAGCCGCCTGCCGGTGGATCTGCACCTTGATCGTAACCTGGCGAGTGCCGCGCAGCGCTCGGTGCGCGACAGCATGGCGCAGACCGAAATGGCGGCGCAGGGCTACAACCACTCGGTGCAGGAAACCGGCTCGCAGCTTAAACAGTTTCATGAGCAGTTCGGCAACAGCGATTCGAAAACGCTGTCCGCTTCAACCGGCATGAGCATCACCGATGCCGAGCGCGTGAACAAAATGCAGAACGTGGCGCAGGACTATGCGACCCGTAACCATATCAGCCTGAATGAGGCATATTCGGAACTTGAAGATAAGAGTCGAAATTTACAGCTTAATGAAGGTGTTCGTGGCCAAGTCGGTATTGATTCAAGCAAAGCCCTATGGGGTAAAGCTGGTCAATGGGTTACTGGAGCTTCAGCAAAAGGAGATTTGCATGCTGGGGTTGAAGGAACAGAACGCACAGGTTCCTCTTCTTCAACGACACAAGGCGGGCAAAATGGGAAAGATAATTCGCAAACTATCTCTGCACGCGAGTCTCAGGACTTCAGTCAGGGTATGGATGTGCTGCGTAACTACAGCACTACCTATAACGGTCAGCACGTCGATAACAATGCGTCCGGCCTGATGAACCAGATCTCTTCCAGTATCACCACGTCTGACAGCAAATACGCGCAGTACACCGCCAGCCAGTCGCATACGCATGAACTGCAGAAAATGGCCTCTGAAACGGAAACGCTCAGCGCAGGCGCGCGTGACAACTACACTCAGCAGTTTGTGGAGTGGGCGCAGAGGCGATCGCCGGGGAATGCCGAAACCATTCTTACCAATACGTCCGATGAAGGCGTTCAGAAGCAGCGTGACGGTCTGGTTCAGGAGTTCTTCGCAGAGAAGCTGCAGGGACGCATTGACGGAGACTACGCGCGAAATTCAGGAAGCACGGGTGAAGGGATGGGCTCACCGGCAAATACAGCAGGCGCCCAGTTCGGGGGGGCGTATAACAGCGCAAACCAAAGTATTGAAGCGGGCGTTGCCAGAAACAATATCCGTACTAATGTAGGCTCGGAGGTTGCATCCCAGCAAAATGTTGTTAATGAAAGAGCTAATCAAGCGGAAAATGAGCTAAGGGCAGGCGAGGTACAGACTCAGACAGGGGCGAATGCCAGAGAAAGCGAATTTAACCGAGCAGGACAAAATTACCAGCATGAAAAGGCGGCAGCTGATAAAGCACAGGGTAATTGGCTCCCTAAAGAGGCCAATGATATGCTCAAAAGAAATGCTGAAGCAAAGGAGTTTTACGATGAGCGGCGCAATAAAAAATAG
- the traU gene encoding conjugal transfer pilus assembly protein TraU — protein sequence MAWRTVLLALAVWVCQPAFAADNGKTSLTCEGRWVNPITDVCWECLFPMSIGSVQVSAGSLPDTENPSSPIQFCPAPPPIFERPGIAIGFWEPFAMTDVTRSPGCMVNMGGFNINIPNTGTGTGTKAANEHPGTFYHVHWYKYPLISWLNIITSEMCMQGGEYDIGYLSELDPTWQNDNLALFLNPEVMLFANPVAQMACAADAVAAGVSKPIDALFWCAGSHGSMYPFTGNIVNESSGLNSGALLSERMDFKLHREGLILDTVPQNTAVCYEYPSAIMPKSRYRYQMVNTIPDVASCHPFGRNVMLWQTGKEMPTTKKNYGYLIWKKRNCVVL from the coding sequence ATGGCCTGGCGCACGGTTTTACTGGCGCTTGCGGTGTGGGTCTGCCAGCCGGCGTTTGCCGCTGACAACGGCAAGACGTCCCTGACCTGCGAGGGGCGCTGGGTTAACCCCATCACCGACGTGTGCTGGGAGTGCCTGTTCCCGATGAGCATTGGCAGCGTGCAGGTTTCAGCCGGATCGCTGCCGGATACCGAAAACCCGTCATCGCCCATTCAGTTCTGTCCGGCGCCGCCGCCCATTTTTGAGCGCCCGGGCATCGCGATTGGCTTCTGGGAGCCATTTGCGATGACTGACGTGACGCGCTCGCCCGGCTGCATGGTGAACATGGGCGGCTTCAACATTAACATCCCGAACACCGGGACCGGCACCGGCACGAAAGCGGCGAACGAGCACCCGGGCACCTTCTATCACGTCCACTGGTACAAATACCCGTTGATCTCCTGGCTCAACATTATCACTTCCGAAATGTGCATGCAGGGCGGGGAGTACGACATCGGCTACCTCTCAGAGCTGGACCCGACCTGGCAGAACGACAACCTGGCGCTGTTCCTGAATCCGGAGGTGATGCTGTTTGCGAACCCGGTTGCGCAGATGGCCTGCGCAGCGGACGCGGTGGCGGCGGGCGTGAGCAAGCCAATTGATGCGCTGTTCTGGTGCGCGGGCTCGCACGGCTCGATGTACCCGTTCACGGGCAACATCGTGAACGAGTCGAGCGGGCTCAACAGCGGAGCGCTGCTCTCCGAGCGCATGGACTTCAAGCTGCACCGCGAGGGACTCATCCTGGACACCGTGCCGCAGAACACCGCCGTCTGCTACGAGTATCCGTCCGCGATCATGCCGAAAAGTCGCTACCGCTATCAGATGGTGAACACCATCCCGGACGTGGCGTCGTGTCATCCCTTCGGGCGCAACGTGATGCTGTGGCAGACCGGAAAGGAAATGCCCACTACCAAAAAGAACTACGGCTATCTCATCTGGAAAAAGCGCAACTGCGTTGTGCTTTAA
- a CDS encoding conjugal transfer protein TraH yields MSKFALRAGMAAGLLFSAAANANVQNDINKFFNDMGGGGGNYTQAAAWQGQSAGYLTGGNLFIRTPVRNIQLISVTLPDIKSGCGGIDAYLGSFSFINSDSIKIMGKQILSNAAGYAFDLGLETICPQCKAVKDYLQKLAADTNNMNISTCQAAQSIVGGLWPKTQAASSQICQDLGTKHDVFSDWAASRQGCGVGGETNSVFDKATDEEKKRIPRNRNLTWDTFTKLNQFFSNDRALKEFIMSMVGTVIYDANGNPTFLQPRGGSESMFNTLLNGGTEKIYRCNDNTTCLSPTIAELTLSEDEGMTGRVRDMLNDIFDKSRTDTALNDNEKALISSTRVRILRYTIDSASVGMDQSVVSSLAEYIAADMVMSYINGLIDVAASGAAGTLDTEEENKHFRENLRQVRNELSQRVARIQVQQNGLAEYDRSLSETRQQLSSSVSDSVLSNYQFGSN; encoded by the coding sequence ATGAGTAAGTTTGCGCTGCGTGCCGGTATGGCGGCCGGCCTGCTGTTCTCCGCTGCCGCGAACGCGAACGTGCAGAACGACATCAACAAGTTCTTTAACGACATGGGCGGCGGCGGCGGTAACTACACCCAGGCGGCCGCCTGGCAGGGGCAGTCAGCGGGCTACCTGACCGGCGGTAACCTCTTTATCCGCACGCCGGTGCGCAACATCCAGCTGATTTCGGTGACGCTCCCGGACATCAAGTCGGGCTGCGGCGGCATCGACGCCTATCTGGGCTCGTTCAGCTTCATCAACAGCGACAGCATCAAAATCATGGGCAAGCAGATCCTGAGCAACGCCGCAGGCTACGCCTTTGACCTCGGGCTCGAAACCATCTGTCCGCAGTGTAAAGCCGTGAAGGACTACCTGCAGAAGCTCGCGGCGGACACCAATAACATGAACATCTCCACCTGCCAGGCCGCGCAGTCGATCGTTGGCGGCCTGTGGCCAAAAACCCAGGCGGCCAGCTCGCAAATCTGTCAGGACCTCGGCACCAAGCACGACGTGTTCTCTGACTGGGCGGCGTCCCGGCAGGGCTGCGGCGTGGGCGGGGAGACGAACAGCGTGTTCGACAAGGCGACTGACGAAGAGAAAAAGCGCATCCCGCGCAACCGCAACCTGACGTGGGACACGTTCACGAAGCTCAATCAGTTCTTCAGCAACGATCGCGCGCTGAAGGAATTCATTATGTCGATGGTCGGCACGGTGATTTATGACGCGAACGGCAACCCGACGTTTCTGCAGCCGCGCGGAGGCAGCGAGTCGATGTTCAACACGCTCCTGAACGGCGGGACCGAGAAAATTTACCGCTGCAACGACAACACTACCTGCCTGTCGCCGACTATCGCAGAGCTGACGCTCTCGGAAGATGAGGGCATGACCGGCCGGGTGCGGGACATGCTCAACGACATCTTCGATAAAAGCCGCACCGATACGGCGCTTAACGACAACGAAAAGGCGCTTATCAGCAGCACCCGCGTGCGCATCCTGCGCTACACCATCGACTCCGCGTCGGTGGGCATGGATCAGAGCGTGGTCAGCAGCCTGGCGGAGTACATCGCGGCAGATATGGTGATGTCCTACATCAACGGCCTCATCGACGTGGCCGCGAGCGGGGCGGCAGGCACGCTCGATACCGAGGAAGAGAACAAGCACTTTCGCGAGAACCTGCGCCAGGTGCGCAACGAGCTGAGCCAGCGCGTTGCACGCATCCAGGTGCAGCAGAACGGGCTGGCGGAGTATGACCGCAGCCTGTCCGAAACGCGCCAGCAGCTCTCTTCATCCGTTTCCGACAGCGTGCTGTCGAACTATCAATTCGGGAGTAACTGA